In Nodularia sp. LEGE 06071, the genomic window TTTCTAAGTTGGCAATACGTTTGAAAGCTGCTAAGACAGAGCGCGCATTCGGTCCCATGAGACAATCATAGTAATATTTAAAATCATCTTCGATGGCGGAGAAATTCTCATCATAAGTATGGTCATCACAATAGTGCATTCCAAACACATCGCAGGTGTAGAGAATACCTGTTTTATGATCGTATGTTAAAATTGTATCCGGCCAGTGTAAGTTAGGTGCAGATATAAATTCTAAGTTGTGACCATTACCTAAATCTAAACGCTCTCCGCTTTTTACCACCAGCGATTTAAATGGCTGGTGAACCATATTTTCTAGAAACTGAATGGCTACCTTAGAACCAACAACCGTAATCTCAGGAGCTAACTGTAAAATATCCTTAACTAAACCACTATGGTCTGGTTCCGTGTGGCTAACAATCAAATAATCTATTTTATTTGGATCAATTAAACCTGTAACTATCTCAAGATAGAGTTCCTCAAATTTGCTATGTGAAGTGTCAACTAAAGCAGTTTTTTCACCCGCAATTAAAAATGAGTTATATGTTGTTCCATTTCGCAAAACAAATTCCACATCAAAACGCTCTCGATCCCAATCAAGACAACGAATAGCAGTGGTTGTAGGGGCAATTTCTACCGTTTGAACTGTCAAACGTCCGACATTAATAGCTTGAGTGTTTTCTGTCAGGATGACCATTTATTTTCACCTACAAAAATCTAGAAACTTCAATATACTTTTATATTGAACTAAAAACTCTAATTAGTAAAATGTTAATTTCTCAAGTTACTCATTAGTAATATTTATAGTTTATTCACATTAAAGCAGCATTGAATTTTATCAATACTAATCATTAGTTTGATGCTGGATTATCAATTTAGGCGTTGCTCAAACAAAGTATGAATTTAAATGTAGAGACGTTCCATGGAATGTCTCTACAGGGGTTTTGACTCTGTGTACTCTGCGCCTCTGCGGTTCAGTAAATCCATGATAGAAAGCGCTGAAAAAACCAAGGTTACTTTCTACTACCAACCCTCAGCCTTTGACAAACTAACTCAGTCGCCAACTCTATCGCCGCTTTCATACTTGTCGCATCAGCAATTCCCTGACCGGCAATATCAAATGCTGTACCATGATCTGGTGAAGTCCGCACAAAAGGTAAACCAATAGAAGTGTTAACGGCGCGGTCAAAAGCCATCAACTTCACTGGAATTAAGCCTTGGTCGTGATAAAGTGCCAAATACGCATCGGCAGGATTTTGAATAGCAGCATTACCATACCAAGCTTGACCAGGTTTCACCCACATTGTATCTGGTGGTATGGGTCCATCTAGCTGAAAATTGGGGCGTTTTTGCCGTTCTTGTTCTAACCAGGGAATTAACCAATCTTGTTCTTCTGTTCCCAGTTGTCCCTGTTCGCCACTGTGGGGATTTAAACCTGCGATCGCAATTCTCCCATTTTTTAACCCAAAGTCTGCTGCTAGACACTCCACCAGTAAATCTAATTTTCTCGTTAACAACTCCGGTGTTAATGTAGTGGATACTTGACAAAGAGGAATATGTGTGGTAGCAAGTAGAGTTCGGAGTATCCAACCAGTATAAGGCGATCGCGCCACAAATAACATCCCGAAGCGGTCAACCCCAGATTTTTCAGCTAAAAGTTCCGTTTGCCCTGGATAATTGTAACCTGCCAACTTCCAAGCAGATTTAGCAATGGGGCCTGTGACAATACCATCAAACTTACCGGAAAGTGTGCAGGCGATCGCAGATTCCATATAGGCAAAACTCGCCGCACCACTAGCCGCATTACCCCTACCTATAATAATATTGTCGGCAACTTCCCTATCTAATGGCACATCCATAACTTGTAACTCGTCTGGATTTGCTAAATCTGTGGCATTCAGCCTTTCATAAACCTGGATCAGCAAATCCTTACTACCTACAACCGTCACGTCGCAGTTTTGACTAATAATTGCATCCGCCAAAGCTTTTAAAATTACTTCAGGACCAATTCCCGCCGGATCTCCCAGTGTCAGCGCCAAACATGGGCGATTTTTTTTCTGTAAATTTACTGCCTGATATTCATGACTTTGATACATAAGATTATTAAAAAATGATGTAATTAAGTGACTGCCATCAGCCAAAATTAGAGATTGATCATCAAACTGGTTTAGAATTATTTACACAGGTCTAATTAAACAGTAGCCTTTGTAGAGCTTCTGGTAGAGCTAGTTTACCTAAAACTACATCAGGCAATTGGTAGACATAAAATTAAACTGCTTACACTACTAGGTTTAAGCAAAAAGAAAATGTGAGCATTTGTGAGCATTTTTGAATTGGACTGGTGAAAATTAGATTTGAGTCATCACTTCAATCTTGTGAAACAGTCCCAAAACCGGAAATCTCAGGGGAAACCTGGAGATTGAACTCTCATCAACCATTCTTAAAGGAGTATCACACCAATGGGCGGCGAAATTTTAAATGCAGCACTATTGTCTTTCGGCTTAATCTTCGTGGGTTGGGCTTTAGGTGCTTTGTTACTGAAAATTCAGGGCGCAGAAGAATAATCCTCACAGAAGAGGCAGGGATTGAAGAGGCAGGGGAGCAGGGAGCAGGGAGCGGGGGTGAGTTAGAAATTACTTTACATTCCCGGTTGGTGCTTCACAACCTTTCCTCTTCTCCCCTGCCTACCTGCCATCCTCAAAGTTTATTAAAATAGCGTAAACTTTTGTTTAGAGAGCTAATTCTGTTAAGATTCATTTCATAAAAGTTAAAAATTTATTACTACCCTCATGACTTTATTAATCGTCGGTGCCACTGGCACCT contains:
- the pdxA gene encoding 4-hydroxythreonine-4-phosphate dehydrogenase PdxA, with product MYQSHEYQAVNLQKKNRPCLALTLGDPAGIGPEVILKALADAIISQNCDVTVVGSKDLLIQVYERLNATDLANPDELQVMDVPLDREVADNIIIGRGNAASGAASFAYMESAIACTLSGKFDGIVTGPIAKSAWKLAGYNYPGQTELLAEKSGVDRFGMLFVARSPYTGWILRTLLATTHIPLCQVSTTLTPELLTRKLDLLVECLAADFGLKNGRIAIAGLNPHSGEQGQLGTEEQDWLIPWLEQERQKRPNFQLDGPIPPDTMWVKPGQAWYGNAAIQNPADAYLALYHDQGLIPVKLMAFDRAVNTSIGLPFVRTSPDHGTAFDIAGQGIADATSMKAAIELATELVCQRLRVGSRK
- a CDS encoding PetM family cytochrome b6-f complex subunit 7 encodes the protein MGGEILNAALLSFGLIFVGWALGALLLKIQGAEE